The following coding sequences lie in one Populus trichocarpa isolate Nisqually-1 chromosome 14, P.trichocarpa_v4.1, whole genome shotgun sequence genomic window:
- the LOC112324017 gene encoding uncharacterized protein LOC112324017, with the protein MKKSPCLRLIEEMGCKSLPEVSIEFCCSFMDINLIINILFTCCISEEYDTAATRGLRHKYPARALGEGIYRIPRHNPGKRMHAHLVYKLELPSKDKENEPQESLNIEREGSFIIHIKNPDQHGGSSQFTRFPTHLQGQFGHKKFVRADPPDMLIYEGCELLLISASDAIEEEWETNL; encoded by the coding sequence ATGAAAAAGAGCCCTTGTTTGAGATTGATAGAAGAAATGGGATGTAAAAGTCTTCCAGAAGTCAGCATTGAATTTTGTTGCAGTTTCATGGACATCAATttgatcataaatattttatttacttgttgCATCTCAGAGGAATATGACACTGCTGCGACGAGAGGGCTTCGACACAAGTATCCAGCAAGAGCATTAGGAGAAGGCATTTATCGGATACCAAGGCACAATCCAGGCAAGAGAATGCATGCTCATTTGGTGTACAAGCTAGAATTGCCATCAAAAGACAAGGAAAACGAGCCTCAAGAGTCGCTTAACATCGAACGTGAGGGCTCATTTATAATTCACATAAAGAATCCCGATCAACATGGTGGCAGTTCCCAATTTACAAGGTTTCCAACTCACCTACAAGGCCAATTTGGGCACAAAAAGTTTGTTCGTGCTGACCCACCAGACATGTTGATTTACGAGGGATGTGAGTTGCTGTTGATATCTGCTTCGGATGCCATAGAAGAGGAGTGGGAAACTAATCTGTAG